One segment of Panicum virgatum strain AP13 chromosome 1K, P.virgatum_v5, whole genome shotgun sequence DNA contains the following:
- the LOC120711476 gene encoding cationic amino acid transporter 9, chloroplastic-like, with translation MTQEPTSILPAWARTPTTRRPKSRRHQLPISSGAMEEADDHRPHSSAGRPFLSGLCAAALRRKPLGAHTSTAASGEGLVRQLGVHELVLLGIGASIGAGIFVVTGTVARDAGPGVTISFVLAGAACVLNALCYAELASRFPAVVGGAYLYTYAAFNEITAFLVFTQLMVDYHIGAASIARSLASYFIQFLELIPFLKGHIPSWIGHGEEFFGGVVSINILAPILLILLTAILCYGVKESSAVNTFMTTLKIVIVIVVVFAGVFEVDVSNWSPFMPNGFKSVVTGATVVFFAYVGFDAVANSAEEAKRPQRDLPIGILGSLLACVLLYVAVCLVITGMVPYTLLGEDAPLAEAFAAKGLKFVTVLISIGAVVGLTTTLLVGLYVQSRLYLGLGRDGLLPSIFARVHPTRHTPLHSQIWVGCVAAVMAGLFNVHMLSHILSVGTLTGYSVVSACVITLRWNDKATSCRSLGSMSIWQEGALCLVIVALCGFIVGLCYRFNYSIAFMVVAFLIAVAASFALQFRQAYVDPPGFSCPGVPLVPVISVFFNMVLFAQLHEEAWYRFVILSLVAVGIYSGYGQYNAGPSSSDHSSVGYHGVPSEAP, from the exons ATGACGCAAGAGCCGACGTCAATCCTGCCGGCCTGGGCGCGGACGCCAACGACGCGACGGCCCAAGTCGCGACGCCACCAGCTACCCATCTCCTCAGGCGCCATGGAGGAAGCCGACGACCACAGACCCCACTCCTCAGCCGGCCGCCCCTTCCTCTCCGGCCTCTGCGCCGCGGCGCTCCGCCGCAAGCCCCTCGGCGCCCACacgtccaccgccgcctccggcgaGGGCCTCGTGCGGCAGCTCGGTGTCCACGAGCTGGTGCTGCTCGGGATCGGGGCTTCCATCGGCGCCGGCATCTTCGTCGTCACCGGCACCGTCGCCCGCGACGCCGGCCCAG GTGTTACGATCAGTTTTGTTCTTGCTGGAGCTGCGTGTGTGCTCAATGCCTTGTGCTATGCTGAACTTGCATCTCGATTCCCTGCTGTGGTTGGGGGAGCATACCTGTACACATATGCGGCATTCAATGAGATCACTGCCTTCTTGGTTTTCACTCAGTTGATGGTGGATTACCATATTGGCGCAGCAAGCATTGCTCGCAGCTTAGCAAGCTACTTTATCCAATTCTTGGAGCTTATCCCGTTCTTGAAGGGGCACATTCCAAGCTGGATAGGACATGGAGAGGAGTTTTTCGGGGGTGTTGTGTCGATTAATATATTGGCCCCGATTCTTCTCATCCTATTAACTGCGATTCTGTGCTACGGTGTGAAGGAATCATCAGCTGTGAACACTTTTATGACTACTCTGAAG ATAGTCATTGTAATAGTTGTTGTATTTGCCGGTGTTTTTGAGGTGGATGTATCAAATTGGTCACCATTTATGCCTAATGGTTTCAAATCCGTTGTGACTGGAGCCACAGTAGTCTTTTTTGCATATGTTGGATTTGATGCAGTTGCTAATTCTGCTGAGGAAGCCAAAAGGCCACAG AGGGATTTGCCCATCGGTATTCTAGGAAGCCTTCTAGCATGTGTCTTATTATATGTTGCTGTATGCTTGGTCATTACTGGAATGGTGCCATATACATTACTTGGTGAAGATGCTCCTTTGGCTGAGGCTTTCGCTGCTAAGGGGCTCAAATTTGTTACTGTATTGATCAGCATTGGTGCTGTTGTTGGACTTACTACAACACTTCTAGTTGGCTTGTATGTTCAG TCACGTTTGTATCTTGGCCTTGGAAGGGATGGGCTTCTACCTTCAATATTTGCTAGAGTACACCCAACAAGGCATACTCCTCTGCACTCTCAGATCTGGGTTGGCTGTGTTGCGGCAGTCATGGCAGGTCTCTTTAATGTGCACATGCTCTCACATATTCTTTCCGTTGGCACGCTG ACCGGTTATTCAGTTGTATCAGCTTGTGTGATCACATTAAGGTGGAATGACAAAGCAACTAGTTGTCGCTCCCTTGGAAGTATGTCAATCTGGCAAGAGGGTGCTCTATGTCTTGTCATTGTTGCTCTTTGTGGTTTTATAGTGGGACTTTGCTATCGATTCAACTATTCTATTGCCTTTATGGTAGTAGCTTTCCTGATAGCTGTTGCTGCCAGTTTTGCTCTCCAGTTCCGTCAG GCCTATGTGGATCCGCCTGGCTTTTCTTGTCCTGGGGTACCGCTGGTTCCAGTTATCTCTGTTTTCTTCAACATGGTCCTGTTTGCTCAG CTACATGAAGAAGCGTGGTATAGATTTGTCATCCTTAGCCTCGTCGCTGTGGGAATTTACTCCGGCTATGGCCAGTACAACGCTGGTCCTTCCAGCTCAGATCACTCTTCTGTTGGTTACCACGGTGTTCCTTCTGAAGCTCCATGA
- the LOC120711483 gene encoding putative kinase-like protein TMKL1, whose product MEMAGAAEADTPSQEPVRTGRSNTILLPIVGILFAYLLYRFLRPRLRRLRLDRYVPSGARLPGWLRRRAPSGGAVLPYFAPIADRLGALPYLGPFAERLGVGPQGGYGYGHGGGAQALVKFPGGEALSVAAILEAPGEVVAKSAHSTLYRAAMRSGEAAVLLRFVRPACAVGADEAYAAAGRIGAVSHPNLVPLRAVYVGPRGEKLLVHPFYAAGSLHRFLQEGIAESQRWSIVCNLSLSIARGLDHLHTGLEKPMVHGNLKTSNILLDASNECRISDYGLYLLLNPVAAQEMLEASVAQGYKAPELIKMRDATRESDIYSLGVVLLEMLAQKEHAEDGRPNPRDILLPASFKNLVLERKISEAFSSDLARHCRRSGKERNLNAYFELATACCSPSPSLRPNTKHILKRLEEIAR is encoded by the exons ATGGAGATGGCGGGGGCGGCCGAGGCGGACACGCCGTCGCAGGAGCCGGTGCGCACGGGCCGGAGCAACACCATCCTGCTCCCCATCGTCGGCATCCTCTTCGCCTACCTGCTCTACCgcttcctccgcccgcgcctccgccgcctgcgcctCGACCGCTACGTCCCGTCGGGCGCCCGCCTGCCGGgctggctgcgccgccgcgcgcccagcGGGGGCGCCGTGCTGCCCTACTTCGCGCCCATCGCCGACCGCCTCGGCGCGCTGCCGTACCTCGGCCCCTTCGCCGAGCGCCTCGGCGTCGGCCCGCAGGGCGGGTACGGctacggccacggcggcggcgcgcaggcgcTCGTCAAGTTCCCCGGCGGGgaggcgctgtcggtggcggcCATCCTCGAGGCGCCAGGGGAGGTGGTGGCCAAGTCCGCGCACAGCACGCTGTACCGCGCCGCCATGCGCTCCGGGGAGGCCGCCGTGCTGCTCCGGTTCGTGCGCCCCGCGTGCGCCGTCGGGGCCGACGAGGCCTACGCCGCCGCGGGGCGGATCGGCGCCGTCAGCCACCCGAACCTCGTGCCGCTCCGCGCGGTGTACGTCGGGCCCAGGGGCGAGAAGCTGCTCGTGCACCCGTTCTACGCCGCCGGCTCGCTCCACCGCTTCTTGCAAG AGGGGATCGCCGAGTCACAGAGATGGAGCATAGTTTGCAATCTCTCTCTCAGCATTGCCAGGGGCCTGGATCACCTCCACACAGGCTTGGAGAAGCCGATGGTTCATGGAAACCTCAAGACGAGCAACATCCTTCTCGACGCCAGCAACGAGTGCAGGATATCGGACTACGGCCTCTACCTCCTGCTGAACCCCGTCGCCGCCCAGGAGATGCTGGAAGCCTCCGTGGCGCAGGGGTACAAGGCGCCCGAGCTGATCAAGATGCGGGACGCCACGAGGGAGAGCGACATCTACAGCCTGGGTGTCGTCCTGCTCGAGATGCTCGCCCAGAAGGAGCACGCCGAGGACGGGCGGCCGAACCCGCGGGACATCCTCCTGCCGGCCTCCTTCAAGAACCTGGTGCTCGAGAGGAAGATCTCCGAGGCCTTCAGCTCCGATCTCGCCAGGCACTGCAGGAGGTCGGGGAAGGAGAGGAACCTGAACGCCTACTTCGAGCTGGCCACCGCCTGCTGCagcccgtcgccgtcgctgaGACCCAACACGAAGCATATACTCAAGAGGCTCGAGGAGATAGCGAGATGA
- the LOC120711493 gene encoding uncharacterized protein LOC120711493, with the protein MAGGVTPSPTQTSRVSPRAMAIPSGLVPAALLLAAAVGLLALLPSLAQAVWEVPHLVLLGLVISYGVLTQRNADAGGNGNNAAKEGSVAWNARYHPDGPLVVVADHASPSPRVVGGGARERPLSLPVRRLKTAPSSAKESETDGDGGDALGEETDSCASSSGFWAGARAVPSPPSVLDADMGLSSPCSQPQSSRPFFTHSADTSHGLNAATPSAVSRGFVPGHRPPVPRDQPWSDDDGEATDWDDEDDADVSDGMAVSSERSVRGYFAAACTNDYHSEAGDGDTSVDEELVELAAKAAPDGEEEVDRKADEFIAKFREQIRLQRH; encoded by the coding sequence atggccggcggcgtaaCCCCGAGCCCCACGCAAACAAGCCGTGTCTCGCCGAGGGCAATGGCGATCCCTTCCGGCCTGGTGCCCGCGGCCCTGCTgctcgcggccgccgtcggGCTCCTCGCGCTGCTGCCTTCGCTGGCCCAAGCGGTGTGGGAGGTGCCccacctcgtcctcctcggcctcgTCATCTCCTACGGCGTCCTCACCCAGAGGaacgccgacgccggcggcaaTGGCAACAACGCCGCCAAGGAGGGCTCGGTGGCGTGGAACGCGCGGTACCACCCCGACGGCCCCCTCGTCGTGGTCGCGGATCACGCGTCGCCGAGCCCGAGggtcgtgggcggcggcgcccgggagAGGCCGCTTTCCTTGCCGGTGAGGAGGCTGAAGACCGCGCCGTCTTCGGCTAAGGAGTCCGAaaccgacggcgacggcggtgacGCCTTGGGTGAAGAGACGGATAGCTGCGCGTCGTCGTCGGGGTTctgggccggcgcgcgcgccgtcCCTTCGCCGCCCTCTGTTCTCGACGCCGACATGGGCCTGTCGTCTCCGTGCTCGCAGCCACAGTCGTCACGGCCCTTCTTTACCCACAGCGCCGACACGTCCCACGGCCTCaacgccgcgacgccgtctgCCGTCTCGAGAGGTTTCGTCCCGGGTCACCGTCCTCCGGTGCCCCGCGACCAGCCGTggagcgacgacgacggcgaggccaCCGACTgggacgacgaggacgacgccGACGTGTCGGACGGGATGGCCGTGTCTTCAGAGAGATCGGTCCGCGGCTACTTCGCAGCTGCCTGCACCAATGATTATCACAGCGAAGCAGGCGACGGCGACACGTCTGTGGACGAAGAGCTTGTCGAGctggcggcgaaggcggcgccggacggggaggaggaggtggacagGAAGGCCGATGAGTTCATCGCCAAGTTCAGGGAGCAGATCAGGCTGCAGAGACACTAG